A part of Salvelinus alpinus chromosome 5, SLU_Salpinus.1, whole genome shotgun sequence genomic DNA contains:
- the LOC139576708 gene encoding putative phospholipase B-like 2 isoform X1: MSDRRTHKSTIVKISMFLCVLYLSWTPVQTEINSAVLDKQTGQLSLQEGFRDDYVAWANFTDDIKNSGWSYLEVTTSGRYNDSIQAYAAGAVEAAVSSELIYKHWMNTLMGYCGPFTFESEFCHRLKDYITTNLQWVRQQIEEHPHCPYWHQVLAESGSANVQNHQVWLVLLQLKGLEDGYNDQLSFPRGPFTLNPFGFLLFQMGGDLVDLEGALNKSSQSRTLGSGSCSALIKLLPGNKDLLVSHDTWNIYQAMLRILKKYQFAYRVSPTDSDPIPGGTQAFSSYPGSIFSGDDFYILSTGLVTLETSIDNSNPALWKFVQPTGAVMEWLRNIVANRLAASGKEWAEIFSKHNSGTYNNQWMIVDYRHFTPGMTETKEQLFTVLEQLPGLVVHSDKTQELLQKGYWSSYNIPYYEEVFNASGCRELVKQFGPWFSLDMNPRAQIFRRNQSHITDMDSMVRLMRYNNFKEDPLSWCEGCDPPANGENTISARSDLNPANGTYPFGALKQRPHGGTDMKVTSYGLWREFGFLAASGPTWDQVPAFQWSSSPYSDLMHMGHPDTWAFAPVNVTWST, encoded by the exons ATGTCTGACAGGCGCACACACAAGTCAACAATTGTGAAGATTTCtatgtttttatgtgttttgtATTTATCATGGACGCCTGTTCAGACCGAGATTAATTCTGCAGTTCTCGATAAACAAACTGGCCAGCTGTCTCTACAAGAGGGTTTCCGAGACGACTATGTAGCCTGGGCGAACTTTACCGACGACATCAAGAACTCAGG CTGGTCATATCTGGAAGTGACCACTAGCGGACGCTATAATGATAGCATCCAAGCGTACGCTGCCGGGGCCGTTGAAGCTGCAGTCAGCTCCGAG CTGATCTATAAGCACTGGATGAACACACTTATGGGGTACTGCGGtccatttacatttgagtcagaATTCTGTCACAGACTGAAGGATTACATCACCACCAACCTACAGTGGGTCAGACAGCAGATAGAGGAGCATCCACACTGTCCCTACTGGCACCAGGTATTGGCTGAGTCTGGGTCAGCCAATGTGCAAAATCACCAA GTGTGGTTGGTGTTGCTGCAGCTGAAAGGTCTGGAAGATGGCTACAATGATCAGCTGTCATTTCCCAGAGGCCCTTTCACTCTCAACCCCTTCGGCTTCCT ACTTTTCCAGATGGGAGGAGACCTGGTGGATCTTGAGGGGGCCCTAAACAAGTCTAGCCAATCACGGACACTGGGCTCTGGCTCCTGCTCCGCCCTCATCAAGCTATTGCCTGGCAACAAGGATCTGCTGGTGTCTCATGATACCTGGAACATCTACCAGGCCATGCTGCGCATCCTAAAGAAGTACCAGTTCGCCTACCGTGTCTCTCCTACAG ACAGTGATCCGATCCCTGGCGGAACCCAGGCCTTCTCCTCCTACCCAGGGTCCATTTTCTCTGGAGATGACTTCTACATCCTTAGCACCGGGCTG GTTACCTTGGAGACCAGCATCGACAACAGTAACCCCGCCCTCTGGAAATTTGTTCAACCAACCGGAGCAGTGATGGAGTGGCTGAGGAACATCGTAGCCAATAGGCTGGCTGCATCCGGCAAGGAGTGGGCAGAGATTTTCAGCAAACACAACAGCGGAAC gtataATAACCAGTGGATGATAGTGGACTACAGGCATTTCACTCCGGGGATGACAGAGACCAAGGAGCAGCTGTTTACTGTACTGGAGCAGCTCCC TGGGCTGGTTGTTCACTCTGATAAAACCCAGGAGTTGCTGCAGAAAGGTTACTGGTCCAGTTATAACATCCC gtactaTGAGGAggtgtttaatgccagtggctgTCGAGAACTGGTTAAACAATTTGGTCCATGGTTCTCTTTGGACATGAACCCTCGAGCCCAGATCTTCAGAAGGAACCAATCGCACATCACAGACATGGACTCCATGGTCCGCCTCATGAG GTATAATAACTTTAAGGAGGACCCGTTGTCTTGGTGTGAGGGCTGTGACCCGCCTGCTAATGGAGAGAACACCATCTCAGCCCGGTCCGACCTGAACCCGGCTAACGGAACGTATCCCTTCGGAGCGCTGAAGCAGAGACCACATGGAGGAACGGATATGAAG GTGACGTCCTACGGGCTGTGGCGTGAGTTTGGCTTCCTGGCAGCGAGTGGACCCACTTGGGACCAGGTACCTGCCTTCCAGTGGAGTTCATCCCCCTACTCAGACCTGATGCACATGGGACACCCTGACACCTGGGCGTTTGCACCTGTAAATGTCACCTGGTCTACCTAA
- the LOC139576708 gene encoding putative phospholipase B-like 2 isoform X3 produces the protein MSDRRTHKSTIVKISMFLCVLYLSWTPVQTEINSAVLDKQTGQLSLQEGFRDDYVAWANFTDDIKNSGWSYLEVTTSGRYNDSIQAYAAGAVEAAVSSEVWLVLLQLKGLEDGYNDQLSFPRGPFTLNPFGFLLFQMGGDLVDLEGALNKSSQSRTLGSGSCSALIKLLPGNKDLLVSHDTWNIYQAMLRILKKYQFAYRVSPTDSDPIPGGTQAFSSYPGSIFSGDDFYILSTGLVTLETSIDNSNPALWKFVQPTGAVMEWLRNIVANRLAASGKEWAEIFSKHNSGTYNNQWMIVDYRHFTPGMTETKEQLFTVLEQLPGLVVHSDKTQELLQKGYWSSYNIPYYEEVFNASGCRELVKQFGPWFSLDMNPRAQIFRRNQSHITDMDSMVRLMRYNNFKEDPLSWCEGCDPPANGENTISARSDLNPANGTYPFGALKQRPHGGTDMKVTSYGLWREFGFLAASGPTWDQVPAFQWSSSPYSDLMHMGHPDTWAFAPVNVTWST, from the exons ATGTCTGACAGGCGCACACACAAGTCAACAATTGTGAAGATTTCtatgtttttatgtgttttgtATTTATCATGGACGCCTGTTCAGACCGAGATTAATTCTGCAGTTCTCGATAAACAAACTGGCCAGCTGTCTCTACAAGAGGGTTTCCGAGACGACTATGTAGCCTGGGCGAACTTTACCGACGACATCAAGAACTCAGG CTGGTCATATCTGGAAGTGACCACTAGCGGACGCTATAATGATAGCATCCAAGCGTACGCTGCCGGGGCCGTTGAAGCTGCAGTCAGCTCCGAG GTGTGGTTGGTGTTGCTGCAGCTGAAAGGTCTGGAAGATGGCTACAATGATCAGCTGTCATTTCCCAGAGGCCCTTTCACTCTCAACCCCTTCGGCTTCCT ACTTTTCCAGATGGGAGGAGACCTGGTGGATCTTGAGGGGGCCCTAAACAAGTCTAGCCAATCACGGACACTGGGCTCTGGCTCCTGCTCCGCCCTCATCAAGCTATTGCCTGGCAACAAGGATCTGCTGGTGTCTCATGATACCTGGAACATCTACCAGGCCATGCTGCGCATCCTAAAGAAGTACCAGTTCGCCTACCGTGTCTCTCCTACAG ACAGTGATCCGATCCCTGGCGGAACCCAGGCCTTCTCCTCCTACCCAGGGTCCATTTTCTCTGGAGATGACTTCTACATCCTTAGCACCGGGCTG GTTACCTTGGAGACCAGCATCGACAACAGTAACCCCGCCCTCTGGAAATTTGTTCAACCAACCGGAGCAGTGATGGAGTGGCTGAGGAACATCGTAGCCAATAGGCTGGCTGCATCCGGCAAGGAGTGGGCAGAGATTTTCAGCAAACACAACAGCGGAAC gtataATAACCAGTGGATGATAGTGGACTACAGGCATTTCACTCCGGGGATGACAGAGACCAAGGAGCAGCTGTTTACTGTACTGGAGCAGCTCCC TGGGCTGGTTGTTCACTCTGATAAAACCCAGGAGTTGCTGCAGAAAGGTTACTGGTCCAGTTATAACATCCC gtactaTGAGGAggtgtttaatgccagtggctgTCGAGAACTGGTTAAACAATTTGGTCCATGGTTCTCTTTGGACATGAACCCTCGAGCCCAGATCTTCAGAAGGAACCAATCGCACATCACAGACATGGACTCCATGGTCCGCCTCATGAG GTATAATAACTTTAAGGAGGACCCGTTGTCTTGGTGTGAGGGCTGTGACCCGCCTGCTAATGGAGAGAACACCATCTCAGCCCGGTCCGACCTGAACCCGGCTAACGGAACGTATCCCTTCGGAGCGCTGAAGCAGAGACCACATGGAGGAACGGATATGAAG GTGACGTCCTACGGGCTGTGGCGTGAGTTTGGCTTCCTGGCAGCGAGTGGACCCACTTGGGACCAGGTACCTGCCTTCCAGTGGAGTTCATCCCCCTACTCAGACCTGATGCACATGGGACACCCTGACACCTGGGCGTTTGCACCTGTAAATGTCACCTGGTCTACCTAA
- the LOC139576708 gene encoding putative phospholipase B-like 2 isoform X2, giving the protein MSDRRTHKSTIVKISMFLCVLYLSWTPVQTEINSAVLDKQTGQLSLQEGFRDDYVAWANFTDDIKNSGWSYLEVTTSGRYNDSIQAYAAGAVEAAVSSELIYKHWMNTLMGYCGPFTFESEFCHRLKDYITTNLQWVRQQIEEHPHCPYWHQVWLVLLQLKGLEDGYNDQLSFPRGPFTLNPFGFLLFQMGGDLVDLEGALNKSSQSRTLGSGSCSALIKLLPGNKDLLVSHDTWNIYQAMLRILKKYQFAYRVSPTDSDPIPGGTQAFSSYPGSIFSGDDFYILSTGLVTLETSIDNSNPALWKFVQPTGAVMEWLRNIVANRLAASGKEWAEIFSKHNSGTYNNQWMIVDYRHFTPGMTETKEQLFTVLEQLPGLVVHSDKTQELLQKGYWSSYNIPYYEEVFNASGCRELVKQFGPWFSLDMNPRAQIFRRNQSHITDMDSMVRLMRYNNFKEDPLSWCEGCDPPANGENTISARSDLNPANGTYPFGALKQRPHGGTDMKVTSYGLWREFGFLAASGPTWDQVPAFQWSSSPYSDLMHMGHPDTWAFAPVNVTWST; this is encoded by the exons ATGTCTGACAGGCGCACACACAAGTCAACAATTGTGAAGATTTCtatgtttttatgtgttttgtATTTATCATGGACGCCTGTTCAGACCGAGATTAATTCTGCAGTTCTCGATAAACAAACTGGCCAGCTGTCTCTACAAGAGGGTTTCCGAGACGACTATGTAGCCTGGGCGAACTTTACCGACGACATCAAGAACTCAGG CTGGTCATATCTGGAAGTGACCACTAGCGGACGCTATAATGATAGCATCCAAGCGTACGCTGCCGGGGCCGTTGAAGCTGCAGTCAGCTCCGAG CTGATCTATAAGCACTGGATGAACACACTTATGGGGTACTGCGGtccatttacatttgagtcagaATTCTGTCACAGACTGAAGGATTACATCACCACCAACCTACAGTGGGTCAGACAGCAGATAGAGGAGCATCCACACTGTCCCTACTGGCACCAG GTGTGGTTGGTGTTGCTGCAGCTGAAAGGTCTGGAAGATGGCTACAATGATCAGCTGTCATTTCCCAGAGGCCCTTTCACTCTCAACCCCTTCGGCTTCCT ACTTTTCCAGATGGGAGGAGACCTGGTGGATCTTGAGGGGGCCCTAAACAAGTCTAGCCAATCACGGACACTGGGCTCTGGCTCCTGCTCCGCCCTCATCAAGCTATTGCCTGGCAACAAGGATCTGCTGGTGTCTCATGATACCTGGAACATCTACCAGGCCATGCTGCGCATCCTAAAGAAGTACCAGTTCGCCTACCGTGTCTCTCCTACAG ACAGTGATCCGATCCCTGGCGGAACCCAGGCCTTCTCCTCCTACCCAGGGTCCATTTTCTCTGGAGATGACTTCTACATCCTTAGCACCGGGCTG GTTACCTTGGAGACCAGCATCGACAACAGTAACCCCGCCCTCTGGAAATTTGTTCAACCAACCGGAGCAGTGATGGAGTGGCTGAGGAACATCGTAGCCAATAGGCTGGCTGCATCCGGCAAGGAGTGGGCAGAGATTTTCAGCAAACACAACAGCGGAAC gtataATAACCAGTGGATGATAGTGGACTACAGGCATTTCACTCCGGGGATGACAGAGACCAAGGAGCAGCTGTTTACTGTACTGGAGCAGCTCCC TGGGCTGGTTGTTCACTCTGATAAAACCCAGGAGTTGCTGCAGAAAGGTTACTGGTCCAGTTATAACATCCC gtactaTGAGGAggtgtttaatgccagtggctgTCGAGAACTGGTTAAACAATTTGGTCCATGGTTCTCTTTGGACATGAACCCTCGAGCCCAGATCTTCAGAAGGAACCAATCGCACATCACAGACATGGACTCCATGGTCCGCCTCATGAG GTATAATAACTTTAAGGAGGACCCGTTGTCTTGGTGTGAGGGCTGTGACCCGCCTGCTAATGGAGAGAACACCATCTCAGCCCGGTCCGACCTGAACCCGGCTAACGGAACGTATCCCTTCGGAGCGCTGAAGCAGAGACCACATGGAGGAACGGATATGAAG GTGACGTCCTACGGGCTGTGGCGTGAGTTTGGCTTCCTGGCAGCGAGTGGACCCACTTGGGACCAGGTACCTGCCTTCCAGTGGAGTTCATCCCCCTACTCAGACCTGATGCACATGGGACACCCTGACACCTGGGCGTTTGCACCTGTAAATGTCACCTGGTCTACCTAA